A stretch of the uncultured Cohaesibacter sp. genome encodes the following:
- a CDS encoding ABC transporter permease: protein MSQAIKYVQRVNLDSLLPYLGAIALVLLASFAYPKVLSADYLLQQLQIAAFLGVLATGATIVILLGHIDLSVPWILSGAAILSTALVGSGNPVLAGIAIPAALAFGVIFGIINGFGVAILRIPSMVWTLAVNSMLLGLAVLNTGGFNPKGESSALMSFMATGRVLGIPASLLVWLALCLLITLLMSRSAFGRYLRSIGFNEKATFLSGVSTPSVVFAAFAIAGTCSALGGVLLAGYADQAYQSMGDPYLLPTIAAVVIGGTSILGGRGGLFGTIGGAIFITLLTSILSVMQISEAWRSIIFGVIIILMLLFQTLRKGAVK from the coding sequence ATGAGCCAGGCAATCAAATATGTTCAACGGGTCAATCTTGACAGTCTTTTGCCCTATCTGGGGGCCATTGCTCTGGTGCTGCTGGCAAGTTTCGCCTATCCCAAGGTCCTTTCAGCGGACTATCTTCTGCAACAATTGCAGATCGCTGCATTTCTCGGCGTTCTGGCGACCGGGGCGACAATCGTGATCCTGCTTGGTCACATTGATCTGTCGGTGCCCTGGATCCTCAGCGGTGCGGCCATCCTGTCAACGGCTCTGGTGGGGTCGGGCAATCCGGTCCTTGCTGGCATTGCCATTCCGGCGGCATTGGCATTCGGCGTCATCTTCGGAATTATCAACGGCTTCGGCGTTGCCATTCTGCGTATCCCGTCAATGGTCTGGACCCTTGCGGTCAATTCCATGCTGCTCGGTCTGGCGGTCCTCAATACCGGTGGCTTCAATCCCAAGGGGGAATCGAGCGCTCTGATGTCCTTTATGGCAACAGGACGCGTTCTGGGGATCCCGGCAAGCTTGCTGGTTTGGCTCGCGCTTTGCCTGCTGATTACGCTGTTGATGTCCCGGTCGGCTTTCGGGCGTTATTTGCGGTCCATCGGTTTCAATGAGAAGGCAACCTTTCTGTCAGGTGTCTCCACGCCATCGGTTGTTTTTGCTGCCTTTGCCATTGCTGGCACCTGTTCGGCGCTCGGTGGCGTTTTGCTCGCCGGTTATGCCGATCAGGCCTATCAGTCCATGGGTGACCCCTATCTGTTACCAACCATTGCGGCCGTCGTCATCGGTGGCACATCGATATTGGGTGGTCGAGGCGGCCTGTTCGGCACCATAGGCGGGGCGATCTTCATCACTTTGCTGACTTCGATCCTCTCGGTCATGCAGATCAGCGAAGCCTGGAGAAGCATTATTTTCGGCGTGATCATCATCCTCATGCTGCTGTTTCAAACCCTGAGAAAAGGAGCGGTGAAATGA
- a CDS encoding ABC transporter permease: protein MFEYFRSNRRETFAGIVLLILLVVYIGTHPRGLSTYVMTIWANQCLILALAAAAQFFAVVVRGIDLSVGAMMALTNTLASYVLAGSGLEIMGGILLVMLAGLLCGLVNGLLVVYGRIQPIVVTLATSSVFIGLALLLRPTPGGVIDYDLADAMTLDIFGIPTSLIIVAVLVGGFWIPFRRTGLGLGIYAVGSSELAAFQSGIRVDLIRLAAFSLAGFFAGLAGLYYSFVTTSGDAGIAANFTLNSIAAAVLGGVLLRGGVGSLIGAMAGAFILRTISALMFFSGIPTLAQPLFEGMILAGAIAIGAADVLRMRNRLEKFGR, encoded by the coding sequence ATGTTTGAGTATTTCCGTTCCAACAGGCGCGAGACCTTTGCCGGGATCGTGCTGCTGATCTTGCTGGTGGTCTATATCGGCACCCATCCACGGGGACTCTCGACCTATGTGATGACGATTTGGGCCAATCAATGTCTCATTCTCGCTCTGGCTGCCGCGGCGCAATTCTTCGCAGTTGTCGTCAGAGGCATTGACCTCTCGGTTGGTGCAATGATGGCTCTGACAAACACGCTGGCATCCTATGTCCTTGCAGGCTCGGGCTTGGAGATCATGGGCGGCATTCTGCTCGTGATGCTCGCCGGCTTGCTCTGTGGTCTGGTCAACGGGTTGCTGGTCGTCTATGGCCGCATTCAACCCATTGTGGTTACGCTGGCCACTTCGTCAGTCTTCATCGGGCTTGCTTTGTTGCTGCGTCCGACACCGGGTGGGGTGATCGATTACGATTTGGCCGACGCGATGACCCTTGATATCTTTGGCATCCCAACGTCACTCATCATTGTTGCTGTGCTTGTGGGCGGGTTCTGGATTCCGTTTCGCCGCACTGGCCTTGGGCTCGGCATCTATGCGGTGGGCTCCTCTGAGCTGGCAGCGTTCCAGTCGGGCATTCGGGTGGACCTGATCCGTCTTGCAGCTTTCTCGCTGGCCGGGTTCTTTGCCGGTCTCGCGGGGCTTTATTACAGCTTTGTGACGACCAGCGGCGACGCGGGCATTGCCGCCAATTTCACCCTCAATTCAATCGCAGCGGCCGTACTTGGCGGTGTGTTGCTCAGGGGTGGCGTCGGGTCGCTGATCGGGGCGATGGCCGGAGCTTTCATCCTGCGGACCATTTCCGCGCTGATGTTCTTCTCGGGCATTCCCACTCTCGCACAGCCGCTATTTGAAGGTATGATCCTTGCTGGCGCCATCGCCATCGGTGCAGCCGATGTGCTGCGCATGCGCAACCGTCTGGAGAAGTTTGGAAGATGA
- a CDS encoding sugar ABC transporter ATP-binding protein: MTISDIPAFRMQGITKRFGSTTALDDVDFACNHSEIHAILGENGAGKSTLIKLISGVLQPTSGQMFLEGKPIELPSPRAALDHGLVCMFQELSLVPDLTVRENLLLGDPGSGIGFLKSDSLDVAVDVLNHIDGASIRMASRVSDLSLAARQQVEIAKAMMRKPRVLMLDEATSALNASVVEKVFDLVRASRDSGTSILFISHRFHEIEALADRISVFRNGRRVETFENRSRDYADIVNLMVGQRIEDLFPPKPKIRPEAAELIRVDGFGFEDQVKDVSLTLKEGQITGLGGLDGQGQRTFLQGLFGLLSKFEGNVSLEGNALKAQTPKSAKQAEIGLAYIPEDRKTEGLIQEQSIAENLELAAIGRKDIKADDPALYKDFLDALELKHGGLELPVSSLSGGNQQKVVLAKWLAVGPRCLLLDDPTRGIDVKTKTQIYKLLRHLADQGKSIVLLSTDYEELVQLCDEAHIFYGGRIVETLIGDRITAQNIIAASLNLGAAAEGAHV; encoded by the coding sequence ATGACCATCTCTGATATACCCGCATTTCGCATGCAGGGCATCACCAAGCGCTTCGGGTCGACGACCGCTTTGGATGATGTGGATTTCGCCTGCAATCACTCGGAAATTCACGCAATTCTCGGCGAGAATGGAGCTGGAAAATCCACTCTTATCAAGCTGATCTCCGGAGTCCTGCAGCCAACATCAGGGCAGATGTTTCTGGAAGGTAAGCCAATCGAATTGCCTTCGCCCCGTGCAGCGCTGGACCATGGTCTGGTCTGCATGTTCCAGGAGCTTTCGCTGGTTCCTGATCTGACCGTACGTGAGAATCTGCTGCTCGGTGATCCCGGGTCTGGCATCGGCTTTCTGAAAAGCGATTCCCTTGATGTGGCCGTTGACGTTCTCAACCATATCGATGGCGCTTCCATCCGCATGGCGAGCCGTGTGAGTGATCTGTCCCTTGCGGCAAGACAGCAGGTTGAAATTGCCAAGGCGATGATGCGCAAACCCCGTGTTCTGATGCTGGATGAAGCGACCTCGGCGCTCAATGCGTCAGTGGTCGAGAAGGTGTTCGATCTGGTCCGGGCCTCGCGCGATAGCGGAACCTCCATTCTTTTCATCTCGCATCGCTTTCATGAAATCGAAGCCCTCGCTGATCGGATTTCCGTTTTTCGCAATGGTCGCCGGGTCGAGACCTTTGAAAATCGGTCGCGCGATTATGCCGACATTGTCAACTTGATGGTTGGCCAAAGGATCGAGGATCTGTTCCCACCCAAGCCGAAGATCCGCCCCGAGGCAGCAGAGCTCATCCGCGTTGATGGCTTTGGCTTTGAAGATCAGGTCAAGGATGTGTCGCTGACGCTGAAAGAGGGCCAGATCACCGGTCTTGGCGGCCTTGACGGACAGGGACAGCGCACTTTTCTGCAGGGCCTTTTCGGGCTGCTCAGCAAATTCGAGGGCAATGTCAGCCTCGAAGGCAATGCCTTGAAGGCTCAGACCCCGAAGAGCGCCAAGCAAGCTGAAATCGGTCTTGCCTATATTCCGGAAGACCGCAAGACCGAAGGGCTCATTCAGGAGCAGAGCATTGCGGAAAATCTGGAGCTGGCGGCGATTGGCCGCAAGGACATCAAGGCGGATGATCCCGCACTCTACAAAGATTTCCTCGACGCACTCGAATTAAAGCATGGAGGGCTTGAATTGCCCGTATCCTCCTTGTCTGGTGGCAACCAGCAGAAGGTGGTGCTTGCCAAGTGGCTGGCGGTCGGACCGCGCTGTCTGTTGCTGGACGATCCGACGCGCGGCATCGATGTCAAAACCAAAACCCAGATTTACAAATTGCTTCGTCATCTGGCCGATCAGGGCAAGTCCATCGTGCTTTTGAGCACCGACTATGAGGAACTCGTCCAGCTGTGTGATGAAGCGCATATCTTCTATGGCGGGCGCATTGTCGAGACACTGATCGGCGACAGGATCACCGCTCAAAATATCATCGCCGCTTCCCTCAATCTGGGTGCGGCAGCGGAGGGTGCGCATGTTTGA
- a CDS encoding substrate-binding domain-containing protein codes for MQKLLMVAAATIFGISVAHADTYRPECFAPAPGTSSISYPAKDGPYKLAFVNGFAGNDWRIQAIQSIKAWAARPENAKNIEEFTVVSVGNDSAAQIAAIDNYIAAGYDAIAFIAVNPTAFEPVIRRAKRAGTVLIPVDNVLDTDQIVQVNESQMDLGALKAKTVMEASEGKAKKILMVDGLPGNATDRDRRKGMMSVLDQYEGLEIVRVTGNWDTGTSQKVVADALATHGQFDAVLSQLGGAGTIRAMQAVNHPIVPMGMGAENGTRMLMKDLGIPGVSAAQAPAMAAVALEAAVALLQGHELPQTLALPIPHVFAKDLKDGVNVFPDLPQSFNTGTGYSECFKPFTPEELLGQDPNDS; via the coding sequence ATGCAGAAATTGTTGATGGTTGCTGCCGCAACCATATTTGGGATCAGTGTAGCTCACGCCGACACCTATCGTCCGGAATGCTTCGCACCGGCACCGGGGACCTCATCCATCTCCTATCCCGCTAAGGATGGTCCCTATAAGCTTGCTTTCGTGAATGGATTTGCAGGCAACGACTGGCGGATTCAGGCAATCCAGTCGATCAAGGCATGGGCAGCACGCCCGGAAAATGCCAAGAATATCGAAGAATTCACCGTGGTATCTGTCGGTAATGACAGCGCGGCGCAGATTGCTGCTATCGACAATTATATCGCTGCTGGCTATGACGCGATTGCCTTCATTGCGGTCAACCCGACCGCGTTCGAGCCGGTCATTCGCCGTGCGAAACGGGCGGGAACAGTTCTTATTCCAGTCGATAACGTTCTAGATACCGATCAGATCGTGCAGGTCAATGAAAGCCAGATGGACCTTGGCGCTCTCAAAGCAAAGACCGTTATGGAAGCGTCCGAGGGCAAAGCCAAGAAGATCCTGATGGTCGATGGCCTGCCGGGCAATGCCACGGACCGCGATCGCCGCAAAGGCATGATGAGTGTTCTCGACCAGTATGAAGGTCTTGAAATCGTGCGCGTGACAGGCAACTGGGACACAGGAACGAGCCAGAAGGTCGTCGCCGATGCTCTGGCCACCCACGGACAGTTCGACGCGGTGCTTTCTCAGCTTGGTGGAGCAGGCACGATCCGTGCCATGCAGGCCGTCAACCATCCAATCGTGCCGATGGGCATGGGGGCCGAGAATGGCACCCGGATGCTGATGAAAGATCTCGGCATTCCCGGTGTCTCTGCTGCTCAAGCGCCAGCCATGGCTGCCGTTGCTCTGGAAGCTGCCGTTGCGCTTCTGCAGGGGCATGAGCTGCCGCAGACCCTTGCTTTGCCCATTCCGCACGTCTTTGCAAAGGATCTGAAAGACGGCGTAAATGTATTCCCCGATCTCCCGCAGTCCTTCAATACCGGTACCGGATATAGCGAGTGCTTCAAGCCCTTCACACCTGAAGAGCTTCTTGGACAAGATCCGAACGACTCCTGA
- a CDS encoding SMP-30/gluconolactonase/LRE family protein: MTSAPCYLTIDPRFESFIDTTRAPEVIAKGVTWAEGPVWMDGALFFSDVPGKHLWRWTEKAGQEIALPNSEFANGNTLDLDGRMVSCEHGGRRVLRRLDPFDFDAVEVIADSFEGKRLNSPNDVVVRSDGSVWFTDPPYGINCDVEGYAADSEIGGCYVFCASPDGTLTAVATDFDKPNGLAFSPDETKLYVADSGAILGASFPGIQYDLPHHIRVFDVEGTKLTNGKVFAVVAPGVPDGFRLDHEGYVWSSALDGIHCYSPEGALIGKILLPSQTSNMCFGGEDGRTMFITSSDKVYKVFSTRTDAASVARARSLP, translated from the coding sequence ATGACGAGCGCACCTTGCTATCTCACTATCGATCCACGTTTTGAAAGCTTCATCGACACAACCCGCGCGCCGGAAGTGATCGCCAAAGGCGTGACCTGGGCCGAAGGGCCGGTCTGGATGGATGGTGCCTTGTTCTTTAGCGATGTGCCGGGGAAACATCTTTGGCGCTGGACCGAAAAAGCCGGGCAGGAAATCGCCTTGCCAAACAGCGAGTTTGCCAATGGCAATACGCTGGATCTGGACGGCCGCATGGTGTCTTGCGAACATGGAGGGCGGCGGGTTCTGCGCAGGCTTGATCCGTTTGATTTCGACGCAGTTGAAGTCATTGCGGATTCCTTTGAAGGCAAGCGCCTCAATTCTCCCAATGACGTGGTCGTCCGTTCCGATGGTTCGGTCTGGTTTACCGATCCGCCCTACGGCATCAACTGCGATGTCGAAGGCTATGCTGCGGACAGTGAAATCGGGGGCTGTTATGTCTTTTGCGCAAGTCCTGATGGAACACTGACAGCGGTGGCGACCGACTTCGACAAGCCCAACGGGCTCGCCTTCTCGCCTGATGAGACAAAGCTTTATGTTGCCGATTCCGGTGCAATCCTCGGGGCAAGCTTTCCGGGAATCCAATATGACCTTCCCCATCACATCCGCGTTTTCGATGTGGAGGGAACCAAGCTGACAAATGGCAAGGTCTTTGCTGTGGTTGCTCCGGGCGTCCCTGACGGCTTCCGGCTCGATCATGAGGGCTATGTCTGGAGTTCTGCGTTGGATGGCATTCACTGCTATTCCCCTGAAGGTGCCCTGATCGGCAAGATCCTGCTGCCGTCACAAACATCCAACATGTGTTTTGGCGGCGAGGATGGCAGGACCATGTTCATCACCTCTTCTGACAAGGTCTACAAGGTCTTCTCGACAAGAACTGACGCGGCAAGCGTTGCCCGAGCCAGATCCTTGCCCTGA